TTCGAATCGACGCACCTTGTGCGCCCGGCAGATCTGCAAGAGTTGCTTGCGGCGCAGGCCGTAACGGGCACAAGCTATGTCCACTAGCAAGAACTTCTCCTCGCCTACTGTCTTTTCCTGGTCCAACCCGTCACTCCCCCCGGCTCACTGCGTCCCATAGTATCATACAACAAGCCCAGGAAAAAGACCCCGTCGCCCAGGCGACGGGGTAAGAGGAGGGGTGTATGGGAAAGACTGTTCACGTGCTGGCGGCCGCGACCCGCATCCACTCCGGAAGCCGATCCCGGGCCACCAGGTCCCGGTAGGTTTCCCGGGCTACCACCACTTCGGCATGCCCTGCCCGGGCGAACACCACCGCCGGCCGGGGCAGGCGGTTGTAGTTGGAAGCCATGGCGTACTGGTACGCCCCTGCGGTGAATACGGCCAGGACATCTCCGGGATGGGGAGCGGGCAGGGGAACGTCTCTGACCAGTACATCGCCCGACTCGCAGTTTTTCCCTACCACCCAGAACGTCCCCGCAGGAGGCTCGTTCAGGCGGGCCGCCAGGCAGGCCCGGTAGCGGGCACCGTACAGGGCCGGCCGGGGGTTGTCATGCAACCCTCCGTCCACCACCACATAGGACCGTCCGGGAACCCGCTTTACAGCCTGCACTGTGTACAGGGCCACCGCCGCCTCTGCCACCACCGAACGACCCGGCTCCAGTACCAGCCGGGGTAGCGGGACGCCCTCGCGCCGGCATGCTTCCCTCAGGTGGCGGGCAACTCGCTCCACCAGCTCAAAGGGGCTCACGGGATCATCTTCCTCGGTGTAGCGCGCTCCCAGGCCGCCGCCCAGGTCCAGCTCCCAGCCCGCTTGCCAGGGGAAGGACCGTGCTACCGTGATAGCTGCCTCGGCGGCCTCGCAAAATGGCTCCGGGCTCGGGATCTGGGAGCCCACGTGGCAGGCCAGGCCGGTCAACACCATACCCCGTGACTCGCGCACCGTCTGCAGCGCCCGCTCCAGGTCGGGCCCGGGAAGGAAGCCGAACTTGGAGTGAATGGTGCCCGTGCTCAGGTGATCGTGGGCGCCTGCCTCCACCCCCGGGGCAAAACGCAACAGCACCCTGACCCGCCCCTTCAGCCGGCGGCAAAGATGCCTCAGCCGGGCCAACTCCTCGTGATTGTCCACCACGATGCAGCCCACGCCCGCCTCCAGGGCCATCTCCAGTTCCTCCGGGGACTTGCCGTTACCCTGGAAGTACACCCGGGACGCGGGAAACCCCGCCGCCAGAGCCGTCCACAACTCCCCGCCGGAGCACACATCCATCCCCAGGCCTTCCTGATGAACCAGGGCGGCCATGGCCAGGGTGAGGAACGCTTTGCCCGCGTAAAGCACCTGCCCCCCGGGCCAGAACTGCTCCACGGCGCCCCGCCAGGCCCGGCAACGCCGCCGGATTTCCTCTTCATCGTAAACATACAGCGGCGTCCCGAAGCGAACTCCCAGTTCCGGCGTGTCGCAACCGCCTACTTCCAGGTGACCCCGGGAATTGACCCGCAGCCCCGACGAAACCTGCAAAAAAGCCAAAGCACCTTCCCCCCATCACGGCAAGGGAGGAAGGCACACGTTTGCGGCGCCTTGCTCCCCTGGCGTGAGATAGCGCTCCACCGGCGATCAGGGGACATCGACCGGTGACAGTGCTGCACCTGTTCGGTGCAACCCCAGCCGCAGAGACCGGCATCCCTGCGACTTCGGCGGCGGCCCCTTTTCCGGCGGCTCACGGCCCGCCCGGCTCCCCGCCGGTACTCATGGCCACCGCGCCTCTACCTCACCTCCAGAGGAGATGAGGCCGTTGCTTGTTCCATATGGTAGCAGAAGCTGCCCCCGCCGTCAACTCCATTATTTTGCACTGTTATCGGTCTGTGATATTGTCACCCTCTAAGCGGACTGAGAAAATGTCACCATGAGAGGAGACATTTTCTTGAATCGGAAGGAATCGAAAAGGCTCTACGTGATGGAACAGGTGCTCCAGGG
The Bacillota bacterium DNA segment above includes these coding regions:
- the lysA gene encoding diaminopimelate decarboxylase; this encodes MAFLQVSSGLRVNSRGHLEVGGCDTPELGVRFGTPLYVYDEEEIRRRCRAWRGAVEQFWPGGQVLYAGKAFLTLAMAALVHQEGLGMDVCSGGELWTALAAGFPASRVYFQGNGKSPEELEMALEAGVGCIVVDNHEELARLRHLCRRLKGRVRVLLRFAPGVEAGAHDHLSTGTIHSKFGFLPGPDLERALQTVRESRGMVLTGLACHVGSQIPSPEPFCEAAEAAITVARSFPWQAGWELDLGGGLGARYTEEDDPVSPFELVERVARHLREACRREGVPLPRLVLEPGRSVVAEAAVALYTVQAVKRVPGRSYVVVDGGLHDNPRPALYGARYRACLAARLNEPPAGTFWVVGKNCESGDVLVRDVPLPAPHPGDVLAVFTAGAYQYAMASNYNRLPRPAVVFARAGHAEVVVARETYRDLVARDRLPEWMRVAAAST